Proteins co-encoded in one Kutzneria chonburiensis genomic window:
- a CDS encoding aminoglycoside phosphotransferase family protein codes for MLSDGLTERLRLRFGPDVQPWLDGVAALVERLAVRWGLTVLATMSAGSTSCTFRCRRADGSLAYLKLTPDAEVFGTEAAALRAWASCPAVVSLLDVADEDNALLIEALEPGTPLSDWRPAGALLRQLREVPAPIGFPTVADRVDFMFTLAHRRNPGVPAALLDASYAAARRLADTGSVARLVHGDLHPGNVLASARGPVAIDPRPCLGDPDLDVVDWTLFDVTTVDEVRTRIAALDVLDEDRAYEWSRALAVLLLMSHVRRGIDDPGTALFRQLAESLT; via the coding sequence ATGCTCTCCGACGGTCTCACCGAGCGCCTCCGCCTGCGCTTCGGGCCGGACGTCCAGCCGTGGCTCGACGGGGTCGCCGCCCTGGTCGAGCGGCTGGCCGTCCGGTGGGGGCTGACCGTGCTCGCCACCATGAGCGCCGGCAGCACCTCGTGTACGTTCCGCTGCCGCCGTGCTGACGGCTCCTTGGCGTACCTGAAGCTCACCCCCGACGCCGAGGTCTTCGGGACCGAGGCGGCCGCGTTGCGCGCCTGGGCCTCCTGCCCCGCCGTCGTCTCCTTGCTCGACGTCGCCGATGAGGACAACGCCCTGCTCATCGAGGCCTTGGAGCCCGGCACCCCGCTGTCCGACTGGCGCCCCGCCGGCGCACTCCTCCGTCAACTCCGCGAGGTGCCCGCGCCCATCGGCTTCCCCACCGTCGCCGACCGCGTCGACTTCATGTTCACCCTGGCTCATCGCCGCAACCCCGGCGTGCCCGCTGCCTTGTTGGACGCCTCCTACGCCGCCGCCCGACGCCTCGCTGACACCGGCTCCGTCGCGCGTCTTGTGCACGGCGACCTCCATCCCGGCAACGTCCTGGCTTCCGCCCGTGGCCCCGTCGCCATCGACCCCCGACCCTGCCTCGGCGACCCCGACCTTGACGTCGTCGACTGGACCCTGTTCGACGTCACCACCGTCGACGAGGTCCGTACCCGTATCGCCGCCCTGGACGTGCTCGACGAGGACCGCGCCTACGAGTGGTCCCGCGCCCTGGCCGTCCTCCTGCTCATGTCCCACGTGCGTCGCGGCATCGACGACCCCGGCACCGCCCTGTTCAGGCAGCTGGCCGAGAGCCTGACCTAG
- a CDS encoding DUF3710 domain-containing protein, whose product MFGKRGKRGRHHVSKDSGRLGVPNYDVDEVVEEAVVTAGPFDEADAPQDGLSRLDLGSVRVPVPDGAQLQVEVDPSGPVRAVHLVTPIGQITVSAYAAPRSGDLWPEICEELVSQLRGDGARVIKEAGEWGTELAATANNVVLRFVGVDGPRWMLRGVVAGPGEHNVMASDLLRNVIRGTVVVRGDSAQPVRTPLPVELPPAIAQHIQAQQQG is encoded by the coding sequence ATGTTCGGCAAGCGCGGCAAGCGCGGGCGGCACCATGTCAGCAAGGACAGCGGCCGCCTGGGGGTACCGAACTACGACGTCGACGAGGTCGTCGAGGAGGCGGTCGTCACCGCCGGTCCGTTCGACGAGGCGGACGCCCCGCAGGACGGCCTGTCCCGGCTCGACCTCGGGTCCGTGCGGGTGCCCGTGCCCGATGGGGCCCAGCTCCAGGTCGAGGTCGACCCTTCCGGTCCGGTGCGGGCCGTGCACCTGGTGACGCCGATCGGTCAGATCACCGTCAGCGCCTACGCCGCGCCCCGCAGCGGCGACCTGTGGCCCGAGATCTGCGAGGAGCTGGTCTCCCAGCTGCGCGGCGACGGCGCCCGGGTGATCAAGGAAGCCGGCGAGTGGGGCACCGAGCTGGCCGCCACCGCCAACAACGTCGTGCTGCGCTTCGTCGGCGTCGACGGGCCGCGCTGGATGCTGCGTGGGGTCGTCGCCGGTCCCGGTGAGCACAACGTCATGGCCTCCGACCTGCTGCGCAATGTCATCCGCGGCACCGTCGTGGTCCGTGGCGACTCCGCCCAGCCCGTCCGCACCCCGCTGCCGGTCGAGCTGCCGCCGGCCATCGCCCAGCACATTCAGGCCCAGCAGCAGGGCTGA
- the dut gene encoding dUTP diphosphatase: MPSVQVLLSRIDPGVPVPSYATAGDAGVDLVTTSDVVLAPGERAVLGTGVAIALPIGFAGFVHPRSGLAARVGLSVVNTPGTIDAGYRGEIRVCLINHDLREPITLRRGDRIAQLVVQRVEHVVFEEVDELPDSERGTGGYGSTGGHAVLAAAAGAGAQQGTKE; the protein is encoded by the coding sequence GTGCCCAGCGTGCAGGTCCTCCTCTCCCGAATCGATCCCGGGGTCCCCGTGCCGTCCTATGCCACGGCCGGCGACGCGGGTGTCGATCTTGTGACGACCTCGGACGTCGTCCTGGCTCCCGGCGAACGGGCGGTGCTCGGCACCGGCGTCGCCATCGCGCTGCCGATCGGCTTCGCCGGCTTCGTGCACCCGCGGTCCGGGCTGGCCGCGCGGGTCGGGCTGTCCGTGGTGAACACCCCGGGAACCATCGACGCGGGCTACCGCGGCGAGATCCGGGTATGCCTGATCAACCACGATCTCCGTGAGCCGATCACGCTGCGCCGGGGCGACCGGATCGCGCAGCTGGTCGTGCAGCGCGTCGAGCACGTGGTCTTCGAGGAGGTCGACGAGCTGCCCGACTCCGAGCGCGGCACCGGCGGCTACGGATCCACCGGCGGGCACGCGGTGCTCGCGGCCGCGGCCGGCGCCGGGGCCCAGCAGGGGACGAAGGAGTAG
- a CDS encoding DUF3093 domain-containing protein has translation MTESVSAVAKTEAKSKPVFFERLYVPAWGWPLPLIAAVLMAAEVHMGYPGVRAWLPYLITIPLVVGVMLWLGRATVKVVDGELWVGDAHVPLALIDEVEVIPAKAKRKALGPDLDPAAFVSHRGWVGPVLRVYLNDPADPTPYWLFSVRKADKLAAIVHN, from the coding sequence GTGACCGAGAGCGTGAGTGCGGTGGCAAAGACCGAGGCCAAGTCCAAGCCGGTGTTCTTCGAACGGCTGTACGTGCCGGCGTGGGGCTGGCCGCTGCCGCTGATCGCGGCCGTGCTGATGGCCGCCGAGGTGCACATGGGCTACCCGGGCGTCCGCGCATGGCTGCCCTACCTCATCACGATCCCGCTCGTCGTCGGCGTGATGCTGTGGCTGGGACGGGCCACGGTGAAGGTGGTCGACGGCGAGCTCTGGGTGGGCGACGCCCACGTGCCGCTCGCGCTGATCGACGAGGTCGAGGTCATCCCGGCCAAGGCCAAGCGCAAGGCGCTCGGCCCCGACCTTGACCCGGCCGCGTTCGTGTCGCACCGCGGCTGGGTGGGGCCGGTCCTCCGGGTCTACCTGAACGACCCGGCGGATCCGACCCCGTACTGGCTGTTCAGCGTCCGCAAGGCGGACAAGCTGGCCGCCATCGTGCACAACTGA
- a CDS encoding DUF4193 domain-containing protein: MATDYDAPRRSQDDDLAEDSLEELKARRNETQSGVVDVDVDAPDENFELPGADLSNEELTVKVLPKQADEFTCSSCFLVHHRSRLAEEHNGQLICRDCA; this comes from the coding sequence ATGGCGACCGACTACGACGCTCCGCGCCGGAGCCAGGATGACGACCTGGCCGAGGACTCCCTCGAGGAGTTGAAGGCGCGGCGCAACGAGACGCAGTCCGGCGTGGTCGACGTCGACGTGGATGCACCGGATGAGAACTTCGAGCTGCCAGGCGCCGACCTGTCCAACGAGGAACTTACCGTCAAGGTGCTGCCGAAGCAGGCTGACGAGTTCACCTGTTCCAGCTGTTTCCTGGTGCACCACCGGAGTCGACTGGCCGAGGAGCACAACGGGCAGTTGATCTGCCGGGACTGCGCCTGA
- the cei gene encoding envelope integrity protein Cei, translated as MTAPVGVRGNGKPLYRKRRPWPALVLFAVLVVVAGFVWVKVINATDDVDAAVHCNTPGPLPAGAAPPATPAPKLGTELAHDALDKTAPAPAAQVQVRVYNASETRNQASIVKSAVDQAGFASAGTPANDPIYLAGDMNCRAQIRFGPNGAAGARTLSIVEPCADLIRDDRQDATVDLAVGKKFDEFRVNPSAKQVLQQLATWAKSQPPAQGGQLAQPTGQPPVSSDLIDAARNVHCAG; from the coding sequence GTGACTGCGCCAGTCGGGGTCAGAGGCAACGGGAAGCCGCTGTACCGGAAGCGGCGGCCGTGGCCCGCGCTGGTCCTGTTCGCCGTCCTCGTCGTCGTCGCCGGCTTCGTCTGGGTCAAGGTCATCAACGCCACCGACGACGTGGACGCGGCTGTGCACTGCAACACACCGGGCCCGCTGCCGGCCGGGGCCGCCCCGCCGGCCACGCCCGCGCCCAAGCTCGGCACCGAGCTGGCCCACGACGCGCTGGACAAGACCGCGCCCGCCCCCGCCGCCCAGGTGCAGGTCCGCGTCTACAACGCCAGCGAGACCCGCAACCAGGCCTCGATCGTCAAGTCCGCGGTCGACCAGGCCGGCTTCGCCAGCGCCGGCACCCCGGCCAACGACCCGATCTACCTGGCCGGCGACATGAACTGCCGGGCCCAGATCCGGTTCGGCCCCAACGGCGCCGCCGGGGCCCGCACGCTGAGCATCGTCGAGCCGTGCGCCGACCTGATCCGCGACGACCGCCAGGACGCCACCGTTGACCTGGCCGTCGGCAAGAAGTTCGACGAGTTCCGGGTCAACCCCAGCGCCAAGCAGGTCCTCCAGCAGCTGGCGACGTGGGCCAAGAGCCAGCCGCCCGCCCAGGGCGGACAGCTGGCCCAGCCGACCGGTCAGCCCCCGGTCAGCTCCGACCTCATCGACGCCGCCCGCAACGTGCATTGCGCGGGCTGA
- a CDS encoding inositol monophosphatase family protein produces the protein MLAAESEELVRIAVTVATEAAELVTNARSHAVTQVDTKSSETDVVTAADRASEQLVRDRLAQLRPGEPVLGEEEGGTSSLDGLVWVVDPIDGTVNYLYGLPFYAVSIAAQLDGVSVAGAVVEPVSGRIWTASRGGGSFLDGRRLRAAATTRLDLSLLGTGFSYDHARRLRQADAISRMLGKVRDIRRCGAASLDLCAVAAGWEDAYLEHGLHRWDWAAGGLIAEEAGAVFRPPGPDTDGLGTEATFAAAPGVAEQLRAALVESGFGKV, from the coding sequence GTGCTAGCCGCTGAATCCGAGGAACTCGTCAGGATCGCAGTCACCGTCGCGACGGAAGCCGCCGAGCTGGTCACCAACGCCCGAAGCCACGCTGTCACCCAGGTGGACACCAAGTCCAGCGAAACTGACGTGGTGACGGCCGCAGATCGCGCTTCCGAACAACTGGTTCGGGACCGTTTGGCCCAGTTGCGGCCGGGGGAGCCCGTGCTCGGCGAGGAGGAGGGCGGGACCTCGTCGCTGGACGGGCTGGTCTGGGTGGTCGATCCGATCGACGGCACCGTCAACTATCTCTACGGACTGCCCTTCTACGCCGTGTCCATCGCCGCGCAGCTGGACGGGGTGTCGGTGGCCGGCGCGGTCGTCGAGCCCGTCTCCGGTCGGATCTGGACCGCCAGCCGGGGCGGCGGTTCCTTCCTGGACGGCCGTCGGCTGCGGGCCGCCGCCACCACCCGGCTGGACCTGTCTCTGCTGGGGACCGGTTTCTCCTACGACCACGCGCGGCGGCTGCGTCAGGCCGACGCGATCAGCCGCATGCTCGGCAAGGTGCGGGACATCCGCCGCTGTGGGGCCGCGTCGCTCGACCTGTGCGCCGTCGCCGCGGGCTGGGAGGACGCCTATCTGGAGCACGGCCTGCACCGCTGGGACTGGGCCGCCGGCGGCCTGATCGCCGAGGAGGCCGGCGCCGTCTTCCGCCCACCCGGCCCGGACACCGACGGCTTGGGCACGGAAGCAACCTTCGCCGCCGCCCCCGGCGTAGCCGAGCAGCTCAGGGCAGCGTTGGTGGAAAGCGGCTTCGGAAAGGTGTAG
- the ppgK gene encoding polyphosphate--glucose phosphotransferase translates to MGTTRGFGIDIGGSGIKGGLVDLETGELDGERLRIVTPQPSTPDAVADVVADIVEKFGWTGPVGVTLPCVVKRGVALTAANVDKGWVDTDAAGLFARRLGREPGGVVVLNDADAAGLAEVRYGAGKGQDGVVVLLTFGTGIGSAVFLDGKLLPNTEFGHLEVDGHDAEKRAAASVKEEKDLSWEEWTHRVSKYLRTLEDLIWPDLVIAGGGVSKKADKWLPLLQVRTKVVAAALKNEAGIVGAAAAAAHGIGH, encoded by the coding sequence ATGGGCACAACCCGCGGGTTCGGGATCGACATCGGTGGATCCGGCATCAAGGGCGGACTTGTCGACCTGGAGACCGGCGAACTGGACGGCGAGCGCCTGCGCATCGTCACGCCGCAGCCGTCCACCCCGGACGCGGTCGCCGACGTGGTCGCCGACATCGTGGAGAAGTTCGGGTGGACCGGCCCGGTCGGGGTCACCCTGCCCTGCGTGGTCAAGCGCGGTGTCGCGCTGACCGCCGCCAACGTGGACAAGGGCTGGGTGGACACCGACGCGGCGGGCCTGTTCGCCCGCAGGCTCGGCCGCGAGCCGGGCGGGGTCGTCGTGCTCAACGACGCCGACGCCGCCGGGCTGGCCGAGGTCCGCTACGGCGCCGGCAAGGGCCAGGACGGCGTCGTGGTGCTGCTGACCTTCGGCACCGGCATCGGCAGCGCCGTGTTCCTGGACGGCAAGCTGCTGCCCAACACCGAGTTCGGCCACCTCGAGGTGGACGGGCACGACGCGGAGAAGCGGGCCGCGGCGTCGGTGAAGGAGGAGAAGGACCTGTCCTGGGAGGAGTGGACCCACCGGGTCAGCAAGTACCTCCGCACCCTGGAGGACCTGATCTGGCCGGACCTGGTGATCGCCGGCGGCGGCGTCAGCAAGAAGGCCGACAAGTGGCTGCCGCTGCTCCAGGTGCGCACCAAGGTCGTCGCCGCGGCGCTGAAGAACGAGGCCGGCATCGTCGGCGCGGCCGCGGCGGCCGCCCACGGAATCGGCCACTAG
- a CDS encoding RNA polymerase sigma factor — MPRNPLAAEVRALRSAVKDRRERAYVAAAETATRRSATPASAAAKAQQPGDAEEAVKATPARGAAKTGAAKPAAKKPAGPRAAAKKAPAGGKAAPAKAKKDGEEPEDLDGDVEIDAAELEDVVVEDVTVEEPDEEESKNSSDFVWDEEESEALRQARKDAELTASADSVRAYLKQIGKVALLNAEEEVELAKRIEAGLYAAERVRKAEDETEKLPPQMRRDLRWIVRDGERAKNHLLEANLRLVVSLAKRYTGRGMAFLDLIQEGNLGLIRAVEKFDYTKGYKFSTYATWWIRQAITRAMADQARTIRIPVHMVEVINKLGRIQRELLQDLGREPTPEELAKEMDITPEKVLEIQQYAREPISLDQTIGDEGDSQLGDFIEDSEAVVAVDAVSFTLLQDQLQSVLATLSEREAGVVRLRFGLTDGQPRTLDEIGQVYGVTRERIRQIESKTMSKLRHPSRSQVLRDYLD, encoded by the coding sequence ATCCCCCGAAACCCCCTGGCGGCCGAGGTTCGCGCCCTTCGGTCTGCCGTGAAGGACCGTCGCGAAAGGGCGTACGTGGCAGCCGCAGAAACCGCAACCCGACGCTCCGCCACCCCCGCGAGCGCCGCCGCGAAGGCACAGCAGCCGGGCGATGCCGAGGAGGCCGTGAAGGCCACCCCGGCGCGTGGCGCGGCCAAGACGGGCGCCGCGAAGCCGGCGGCCAAGAAGCCGGCCGGCCCCCGCGCCGCCGCCAAGAAGGCCCCGGCCGGTGGCAAGGCCGCGCCGGCCAAGGCCAAGAAGGACGGCGAGGAGCCCGAGGACCTCGACGGCGACGTCGAGATCGACGCCGCCGAGCTCGAGGACGTCGTGGTCGAGGACGTGACCGTCGAGGAGCCCGACGAGGAGGAGAGCAAGAACAGCTCCGACTTCGTCTGGGACGAGGAGGAGTCCGAGGCGCTGCGGCAGGCCCGCAAGGACGCCGAGCTCACCGCGTCGGCCGACTCGGTCCGGGCCTACCTCAAGCAGATCGGCAAGGTCGCCCTGCTCAACGCCGAGGAGGAGGTGGAGCTGGCCAAGCGGATCGAGGCCGGGCTCTACGCCGCCGAACGCGTGCGCAAGGCCGAGGACGAGACCGAGAAGCTGCCCCCGCAGATGCGGCGGGACCTGCGCTGGATCGTGCGTGACGGCGAGCGGGCCAAGAACCACCTGCTGGAGGCCAACCTCCGCCTGGTGGTGTCGCTGGCCAAGCGCTACACCGGCCGCGGCATGGCGTTCCTTGACCTGATCCAGGAGGGCAACCTGGGTCTGATCCGCGCGGTCGAGAAGTTCGACTACACCAAGGGCTACAAGTTCTCCACGTACGCCACCTGGTGGATCCGACAGGCGATCACCCGCGCGATGGCCGACCAGGCCCGCACCATCCGTATCCCGGTGCACATGGTCGAGGTCATCAACAAGCTCGGCCGCATCCAGCGCGAGCTGCTCCAGGACCTCGGCCGCGAGCCGACGCCGGAGGAGCTGGCCAAGGAGATGGACATCACCCCGGAGAAGGTGCTGGAGATCCAGCAGTACGCCCGGGAGCCCATCTCGCTGGACCAGACCATCGGCGACGAGGGCGACAGCCAGCTCGGCGACTTCATCGAGGACTCCGAGGCCGTCGTCGCGGTCGACGCGGTGTCGTTCACGCTGCTGCAGGACCAGCTCCAGTCGGTGCTGGCCACGCTGTCCGAGCGGGAGGCGGGCGTGGTGCGGCTGCGCTTCGGCCTGACCGACGGCCAGCCGCGGACCCTGGACGAGATCGGCCAGGTCTACGGCGTGACCCGCGAGCGGATCCGCCAGATCGAGTCGAAGACGATGTCCAAGCTGCGTCACCCGTCCCGGTCCCAGGTCCTGCGCGACTACCTGGACTGA
- a CDS encoding DUF7455 domain-containing protein: protein MTTLLTRPELTAVDRCDRCGAAAQVRAVLPSGGELLFCGHHAREHSAKLRELSAEIQQG from the coding sequence ATGACGACCTTGCTCACCCGCCCCGAGCTGACCGCTGTCGACCGCTGCGACCGGTGCGGCGCAGCCGCTCAGGTACGCGCCGTTCTCCCGTCCGGAGGCGAGCTCCTCTTCTGCGGACACCACGCCCGTGAGCACAGCGCCAAGCTGCGTGAGCTCTCGGCCGAGATCCAGCAGGGCTGA
- a CDS encoding ROK family transcriptional regulator, giving the protein MSGPPTAGTRPDEVRRHNRAALLRRLHVGGPCTRAELAAELGLNRSTIKALVDGLADAGVVVEQVSVKRTGAGRPSLLVLPQPRSLWVLAVDVGVEQTTVAAVGFGGEVLGTRGWTLPRGSGSPDDLLAKVGTAGRRLAERIGSEPVGVGVSVPGVVRRDGYVHEAPNLHWAGVPVGERLSAALHRPVLVGNDAELGALAEHTRGVATEAADMVFVSVDVGVGGGVISERAALRGSGGYVGELGHMVVRPGGRPCYCGCQGCWETEIGEDALCRALGLPEGSPREAVVGELRSLAGEPPQVALNRLREFTDWLGLGLINVVNLLGPQLVVLGDLLAALPDAVVDEAAATVRERSLVSRAVGGIRIVASPLGKEAKIIGAAELAFQQALAG; this is encoded by the coding sequence GTGAGCGGTCCGCCAACCGCGGGCACCCGTCCCGACGAGGTCCGCAGGCACAACCGGGCCGCCCTGCTGCGCCGGCTGCACGTCGGCGGCCCGTGCACCAGGGCGGAGCTGGCCGCCGAGCTGGGGCTGAACCGCAGCACGATCAAGGCCCTGGTGGACGGGCTGGCCGATGCCGGTGTGGTGGTCGAGCAGGTCTCGGTCAAGCGCACCGGCGCCGGCCGGCCGTCCCTGCTGGTGCTGCCGCAGCCGCGGTCCCTGTGGGTGCTCGCCGTCGACGTCGGCGTCGAGCAGACCACGGTGGCGGCCGTCGGCTTCGGCGGCGAGGTGCTCGGCACCAGGGGTTGGACGCTGCCGCGCGGCTCCGGGTCGCCGGACGACCTGCTGGCCAAGGTCGGCACCGCCGGGCGGCGGCTGGCCGAGCGGATCGGCTCCGAGCCGGTCGGCGTCGGGGTGTCGGTGCCCGGTGTGGTCCGTCGTGACGGCTACGTGCACGAAGCGCCCAACCTGCACTGGGCCGGCGTGCCGGTGGGGGAGCGGCTGTCCGCGGCCCTGCACCGGCCGGTGCTGGTCGGCAACGACGCCGAGCTCGGGGCGCTGGCCGAACACACGCGTGGTGTCGCGACCGAGGCCGCCGACATGGTGTTCGTGTCGGTGGACGTGGGCGTCGGCGGCGGGGTGATCTCCGAACGGGCGGCGCTGCGGGGCAGCGGCGGCTACGTCGGCGAGCTGGGGCACATGGTGGTCCGGCCCGGCGGCCGGCCCTGCTACTGCGGCTGCCAGGGCTGCTGGGAGACCGAGATCGGCGAGGACGCCCTGTGCCGAGCCCTGGGCCTGCCCGAGGGCTCGCCGCGTGAGGCCGTCGTCGGCGAGCTGCGGTCACTGGCCGGTGAGCCGCCGCAGGTCGCGCTGAACCGGCTGCGGGAGTTCACCGACTGGCTCGGGCTCGGGCTGATCAACGTGGTCAACCTGCTCGGGCCGCAGCTGGTGGTGCTGGGCGACCTGCTGGCCGCCCTGCCCGACGCGGTCGTCGACGAGGCGGCCGCGACCGTGCGGGAACGCAGCCTGGTCAGCCGGGCCGTCGGCGGTATCCGCATCGTGGCCTCCCCGCTGGGCAAGGAAGCCAAGATCATCGGTGCCGCCGAGCTGGCCTTCCAGCAGGCCCTGGCCGGCTGA
- a CDS encoding sugar ABC transporter permease, whose protein sequence is MTDTPAAAAPPSDQKPAEQEQAVADFGIDTTRRSAGQALRDYVDRVRGGELGSLPALAGLIVLVILFGLSSSTFLSLNNISNLLAQAAGITIIAMGLVFVLLLGEIDLSAGTGSGVAAAVMALHYVKGGNLQAGMGDTVFYAFIIGGVLAIGVAVWQRIWLGAVLSAVATLILLLGVPANPWVEMLLAVCVGSVIGCLTGVMISKIGIPSFVVTLALFLAWGGVILKLIGDGGTLSISQDPVLFGVANNNLNTLGSWILFVIFAGGYAAVVLFRHAGRVRRGLVAQPTSLLLIKVAVVVVLGAVATYLLTVNRSPNPDRITISGVPYVVPIVLVLLVVGTFVLDRTKYGRHIYAVGGSAEAARRAGINVPKIRMSVFVIASTVSAIGAIVYSSKVGSVDPNAGGGNVLLFAVGAAVIGGTSLFGGKGRLSNAIIGGFVIQIVSNGLGLIGAPAAVVSIVTGAVLLLAASVDALSRRRAKATGH, encoded by the coding sequence ATGACTGACACACCTGCCGCCGCCGCCCCGCCGTCGGACCAGAAGCCGGCCGAGCAGGAGCAGGCCGTCGCCGACTTCGGCATCGACACCACCCGCCGCTCCGCCGGCCAGGCCCTGCGCGACTACGTCGACCGCGTCCGCGGCGGCGAGCTCGGCTCGCTGCCGGCGCTGGCCGGCCTGATCGTGCTGGTGATCCTGTTCGGCCTCTCGTCGAGCACCTTCCTCAGCCTGAACAACATCTCCAACCTGCTCGCGCAGGCCGCCGGCATCACCATCATCGCGATGGGCCTGGTGTTCGTGCTGCTGCTGGGCGAGATCGACCTGTCCGCCGGCACCGGCTCCGGTGTCGCCGCCGCCGTGATGGCGCTGCACTACGTCAAGGGCGGCAACCTCCAGGCCGGCATGGGCGACACCGTCTTCTACGCCTTCATCATCGGCGGCGTGCTGGCCATCGGCGTCGCCGTCTGGCAGCGGATCTGGCTGGGCGCGGTGCTGTCCGCGGTCGCGACGCTGATCCTGCTGCTCGGCGTGCCGGCCAACCCGTGGGTCGAGATGCTGCTGGCCGTCTGCGTCGGCTCGGTCATCGGCTGCCTCACCGGCGTGATGATCTCCAAGATCGGCATCCCGTCCTTCGTCGTGACCCTGGCCCTGTTCCTGGCCTGGGGCGGCGTGATCCTCAAGCTGATCGGTGACGGCGGCACGCTGTCCATCAGCCAGGACCCGGTGCTGTTCGGCGTGGCCAACAACAACCTGAACACGCTGGGCAGCTGGATCCTGTTCGTGATCTTCGCCGGCGGCTACGCGGCCGTGGTGCTGTTCCGCCACGCCGGCCGGGTCCGCCGCGGCCTGGTGGCCCAGCCGACCTCGCTGCTGCTGATCAAGGTGGCCGTGGTCGTCGTGCTCGGCGCGGTCGCCACCTACCTGCTGACGGTCAACCGCTCGCCCAACCCGGACCGCATCACCATCTCCGGCGTGCCCTACGTGGTGCCGATCGTGCTGGTGCTGCTGGTGGTCGGCACGTTCGTGCTGGACCGCACCAAGTACGGCCGGCACATCTACGCGGTCGGCGGCAGCGCCGAGGCGGCCCGCCGCGCCGGTATCAACGTGCCCAAGATCCGGATGAGCGTGTTCGTGATCGCTTCGACGGTCTCGGCCATCGGCGCCATCGTCTACTCGTCCAAGGTCGGCTCGGTCGACCCGAACGCCGGTGGCGGCAACGTGCTGCTGTTCGCGGTCGGCGCCGCGGTCATCGGCGGCACGTCGCTGTTCGGCGGCAAGGGCCGGCTGTCCAACGCCATCATCGGTGGCTTCGTGATCCAGATCGTCAGCAACGGCCTTGGTCTGATCGGCGCGCCCGCGGCCGTGGTCAGCATCGTCACCGGTGCGGTCCTGCTGCTGGCCGCCAGCGTCGACGCGCTGTCCCGTCGACGGGCCAAGGCGACCGGCCACTAG
- a CDS encoding ATP-binding cassette domain-containing protein translates to MTEQPILELRGINKSFGPVHVLHDVDLTIRPGEVTALVGDNGAGKSTVVKCIAGIHGIDSGEVLFNGEPVHISGPREAAAYGIEVVYQDLALCDNLDIVQNMFLGRERGKYGLLDESDMEQAARETLASLSVRTVKSVRTLVASLSGGQRQTVAIAKAVLWDSKVVLLDEPTAALGVAQTRQVLDLVRRLADQGLGVVLISHNMNDVFEVADNVATLYLGRMVAQLPTKSLTNTQVVELITAGRSGDIGLAKPEVATV, encoded by the coding sequence ATGACCGAGCAGCCGATCCTCGAACTGCGCGGGATCAACAAGAGCTTCGGGCCCGTCCACGTGCTGCACGACGTGGACCTGACGATCCGGCCGGGCGAGGTCACCGCGCTCGTCGGCGACAACGGCGCCGGCAAGTCCACGGTGGTCAAGTGCATCGCCGGCATCCACGGCATCGACTCCGGCGAGGTGCTGTTCAACGGCGAGCCGGTGCACATCTCCGGCCCCCGCGAGGCCGCCGCCTACGGCATCGAGGTCGTCTACCAGGACCTCGCGCTGTGCGACAACCTCGACATCGTCCAGAACATGTTCCTCGGCCGTGAGCGCGGCAAGTACGGCCTGCTCGACGAGTCCGACATGGAGCAGGCGGCCCGCGAGACGCTGGCCTCGCTGTCGGTCCGCACGGTCAAGTCGGTGCGCACGCTCGTCGCGTCGCTGTCCGGCGGCCAGCGGCAGACCGTGGCCATCGCCAAGGCCGTGCTGTGGGACAGCAAGGTCGTCCTGCTGGACGAGCCGACCGCCGCGCTGGGCGTCGCCCAGACCCGCCAGGTCCTCGACCTGGTGCGCCGGCTGGCCGACCAGGGCCTCGGCGTCGTGCTCATCAGCCACAACATGAACGACGTCTTCGAGGTCGCCGACAACGTCGCGACGCTCTACCTGGGCCGCATGGTCGCGCAGCTGCCGACCAAGAGCCTGACCAACACGCAGGTCGTCGAGCTGATCACCGCCGGCCGGTCGGGTGACATCGGCCTGGCCAAGCCCGAAGTCGCCACGGTCTGA